A window of the Callospermophilus lateralis isolate mCalLat2 chromosome 7, mCalLat2.hap1, whole genome shotgun sequence genome harbors these coding sequences:
- the Sprr4 gene encoding small proline-rich protein 4 — MSSQQQQQQQQQQQQQHCPPQQVQQQQQVKQPCQPPPVKCQETCAPQTKDPCAPQAKKQCPPKGTSQQKSPSSQQTPKSKQK; from the coding sequence ATGTcttcgcagcagcagcagcagcagcagcagcagcagcagcagcagcactgcCCACCCCAGCAggtccagcagcagcagcaggtgaAGCAGCCCTGTCAGCCGCCGCCTGTCAAATGCCAAGAGACCTGTGCACCCCAAACCAAGGATCCGTGCGCTCCCCAGGCCAAGAAGCAATGCCCACCCAAGGGCACAAGCCAGCAGAAGAGCCCCTCATCCCAGCAAACTCCCAAGAGTAAACAGAAGTGA